A stretch of the Terriglobia bacterium genome encodes the following:
- a CDS encoding APC family permease, whose product MSGAQAGESTGNNQHSLKRQLGLRDLVLTQILYVVGTTWVGVAAGLGHAQVVMWIAAMILFNVPMAASVIALNRIMPLEGGLYVWAREAFGDIGGFVTAWNIWVYGIAVTATILYETPSAIAYLLGPRAQWLPNSHWASTALISVLVLAVMSAALRGLGVGKWIHDIGGAAMLTVFAMLILLPLWGWARHVPMHWDPLRVTAPPADLRTLALFGQMMFGALCGLEYVAILAGECKEPERTIGQSVWIAAPVICLMFVLGTGSVEAFVPKGQINFIAPIPQTLRAALGNAGLGNLLAIVAIALVEVRLLSAASLVFTGVTRLPMTAGWDRLVPSWFSRLHPRWRTPVNSIVFTGVLVLLMLLAASAGVHAQEAFQLLENASLTHYAVAYLAMFAIPIVGMGTLRRRLPRWLKWTSAVGLLSTSFSLLIVVYPFVHVVNARVYALKIGGTVVVSNLIALAFYAVRRRMITREEREAARA is encoded by the coding sequence ATGAGTGGGGCGCAGGCGGGGGAATCAACCGGTAACAACCAGCACAGTCTGAAGCGCCAACTAGGTCTACGCGACCTGGTCTTGACGCAGATTTTGTACGTGGTCGGCACCACTTGGGTGGGCGTGGCCGCCGGTTTGGGCCATGCCCAGGTGGTGATGTGGATAGCCGCCATGATCCTGTTCAATGTGCCAATGGCTGCCTCGGTCATCGCGTTGAACCGCATCATGCCGCTGGAAGGCGGATTGTATGTGTGGGCCCGTGAAGCCTTCGGCGATATCGGCGGCTTTGTCACCGCATGGAACATCTGGGTGTACGGAATTGCGGTCACGGCGACGATTCTCTACGAGACGCCGTCGGCAATTGCGTACTTGCTGGGCCCGCGGGCGCAGTGGCTTCCGAATAGCCACTGGGCGAGCACGGCTCTTATCAGTGTGCTTGTTTTGGCGGTAATGTCGGCGGCGTTGCGCGGGCTCGGTGTGGGCAAGTGGATTCACGATATCGGCGGGGCCGCGATGCTGACGGTTTTCGCAATGCTGATCCTGCTGCCGCTATGGGGATGGGCGCGACACGTGCCCATGCATTGGGATCCGCTACGAGTCACCGCACCCCCGGCCGATCTCCGCACCCTCGCTCTATTCGGGCAAATGATGTTCGGCGCATTATGCGGACTTGAGTACGTGGCAATCCTGGCCGGCGAGTGTAAGGAGCCTGAGCGAACGATCGGCCAGTCGGTGTGGATTGCCGCGCCGGTCATCTGTCTCATGTTTGTTCTGGGCACCGGGTCGGTGGAGGCGTTTGTGCCGAAGGGCCAGATTAATTTCATCGCGCCCATCCCGCAGACGCTGCGCGCAGCGCTGGGAAATGCGGGATTGGGAAATCTACTCGCAATTGTGGCAATTGCGCTGGTGGAAGTGCGCCTGCTCAGCGCCGCGAGCCTGGTTTTTACCGGCGTGACGCGGCTGCCGATGACCGCCGGATGGGACAGGCTGGTGCCGAGCTGGTTTTCGCGGCTGCATCCCAGGTGGCGGACCCCTGTGAATTCAATCGTATTTACAGGGGTGCTGGTTCTGTTAATGCTGCTGGCCGCGAGCGCGGGCGTGCATGCCCAGGAGGCGTTCCAACTGCTCGAGAACGCCAGTCTGACGCACTACGCCGTGGCGTACCTGGCGATGTTCGCGATCCCGATCGTCGGCATGGGGACTCTGCGACGACGTTTGCCGCGTTGGTTGAAGTGGACGTCCGCGGTGGGACTCTTGTCGACGTCGTTCAGCCTGCTGATTGTCGTCTATCCCTTCGTGCACGTCGTGAATGCGCGCGTATACGCGCTGAAAATTGGCGGGACGGTGGTCGTGAGCAACCTGATCGCGCTCGCGTTCTATGCGGTGCGACGGCGAATGATCACACGTGAGGAGCGCGAGGCAGCCAGGGCATAG